From Echinicola jeungdonensis, the proteins below share one genomic window:
- a CDS encoding RNA polymerase sigma factor, translating into MNKRLGPKDSELIAQYRNGSEAAFEVLVDKYKSRVYTTIYLIVKDEGVAEDLLQDVFVKVVHTLNSDRYNEEGKFQPWLMRIAHNLAIDYFRKKKRYPSIVMEDGSNLFNTLKFSDDNVEDLTVKDETHRMVRQLVDELPEAQKQVLVMRHYMDMSFQEIADQTGVSINTALGRMRYALINMRKKLKQINVAYDKIFYPK; encoded by the coding sequence ATGAACAAAAGGTTAGGACCTAAAGACAGTGAGCTAATAGCTCAATATAGAAATGGCAGCGAAGCTGCTTTCGAGGTGTTGGTAGATAAATATAAATCTCGAGTATATACGACGATTTATTTAATAGTAAAAGATGAAGGGGTAGCAGAGGATTTACTGCAAGATGTTTTCGTCAAAGTAGTGCATACCCTTAACTCTGACCGCTATAACGAAGAAGGAAAATTTCAGCCCTGGTTGATGCGTATAGCACACAATCTGGCAATTGATTATTTTAGGAAGAAGAAAAGGTACCCCTCTATCGTAATGGAGGACGGTTCCAATTTATTTAATACGCTTAAATTTTCGGATGACAATGTGGAAGACCTAACGGTAAAGGATGAGACCCACCGCATGGTCCGTCAATTAGTTGATGAGCTTCCAGAAGCCCAAAAGCAAGTGCTGGTGATGCGGCACTATATGGATATGAGTTTTCAGGAAATAGCTGATCAAACCGGAGTGAGCATCAATACTGCATTGGGAAGAATGAGGTACGCGCTTATCAATATGCGTAAAAAATTGAAACAAATAAATGTTGCCTATGACAAAATCTTTTACCCCAAATGA
- the nth gene encoding endonuclease III, whose product MLKKERYKAFIDYFSTHMPVAETELNYETPFQLLIAVVLSAQCTDKRINMVTPAIFRDFPSPEHLAASNFDELFPYIKSVSYPNNKTKHLLGLAKMLVEEFNSEVPSTVKELIKLPGVGRKTANVITSVIWNQPNMAVDTHVFRVSKRLGLAPQNAKTPFEVERHLVRHIPKEHVHKAHHWLILHGRYVCLARSPKCGECQISHFCRYFEKNKAKIEAEKDLLPGSKK is encoded by the coding sequence ATGTTGAAAAAAGAAAGATACAAGGCTTTTATTGACTATTTTTCTACCCACATGCCTGTGGCTGAAACCGAACTCAATTATGAGACTCCCTTTCAACTTTTAATAGCTGTGGTCCTCAGTGCACAGTGTACTGATAAGCGAATCAATATGGTCACCCCGGCCATCTTCAGGGATTTTCCTAGTCCGGAACATTTAGCAGCTTCCAATTTTGATGAGCTTTTTCCTTATATCAAATCTGTATCTTATCCCAACAACAAAACCAAACACCTTTTGGGCTTGGCAAAAATGTTGGTGGAAGAATTTAACAGTGAAGTCCCCTCCACGGTCAAAGAATTGATCAAACTTCCAGGAGTTGGCAGAAAAACGGCCAATGTAATCACATCGGTAATTTGGAACCAGCCCAATATGGCCGTTGATACCCATGTTTTTAGGGTATCCAAAAGACTTGGATTGGCCCCGCAAAATGCAAAAACGCCATTTGAGGTAGAAAGGCATTTGGTAAGGCATATTCCAAAGGAACATGTCCATAAAGCCCACCATTGGTTGATCCTCCATGGCCGCTATGTATGCCTTGCCCGTTCCCCCAAATGTGGAGAATGCCAAATTTCCCATTTTTGCAGATATTTTGAGAAAAACAAAGCCAAAATAGAAGCAGAAAAAGATTTATTACCTGGTTCCAAAAAGTAA
- the uvrA gene encoding excinuclease ABC subunit UvrA translates to MSETAPVMTTQLEDLDPKKFIIIKNARVNNLKNLSVAIPRNKLIVVTGLSGSGKSSLAFDTLFAEGQRMYVESLSSYARQFLGRMEKPDVEYIRGVSPAIAIQQKVNTKNPRSTVGTTTEIYDYLKLLFSRIGKTISPVSGEEVKHHTVSDVVDYIHSFDEGDKVMVSCPLQVSDKRSIKKEMEILLQKGFTRVLKEGEAHFVEDLLEEKEIPEGPYEILIDRAVVRKEDEDNQFRIADSVQTAFFEGHGDCFVFFPGKESRKFSDRFELDGMSFELPTVNFFSFNNPYGACRTCEGFGSVLGIDPDLVIPDKSLSIYEGAIAPWRGETTKKWAAPLIKNGIHFDFPIHRPYEELDESHKELLWTGNRHFKGLNAFFDFLQSKVHKIQYRVMLSRFRGRTTCPDCKGTRLRKDASYVKVNNKSITDLVLMPIERSLEFFQNIQLSTAEQKTANRLLKEILNRLEYIEKVGLGYLTLNRLTSTLSGGEYQRIKLATSLGSALVGSMYILDEPSIGLHPRDSDRLISVLKSLRDLGNTVIVVEHEEKIMKAADQIIDIGPDAGTNGGELIFQGELPELLKQGKSYTAQYLKGEEKINVKTANRKWKDKILIKGARENNLKNLDVQIPLNALTVISGVSGSGKSTLIKKVLYPALGKMLGTVIDESGKYDKLEGDYRSVSQVEFVDQNPIGKSSRSNPVTYVKAYDSIRALFADQGLAKQRGYKPAFFSFNVDGGRCEACQGEGTQKIEMQFMADIFLTCESCKGKRFKNEILDITYKGKNIADVLDMTIDEAMAFFEGKNAILHRLQPLQEVGLGYIGLGQSSNTLSGGEAQRVKLASFLGKTHGKNKDHILFIFDEPTTGLHFHDIKKLLHSINALIEEGHSVVIIEHNTEVIKSADWVIDLGPEGGERGGHLVFEGTPEALKEDPDNYTAKYLRESFMD, encoded by the coding sequence ATGAGTGAGACAGCGCCAGTAATGACTACCCAACTTGAGGATCTGGATCCCAAGAAATTCATTATCATCAAAAACGCAAGGGTAAACAACCTTAAAAACCTGAGCGTCGCCATCCCGCGAAATAAGCTGATCGTGGTGACGGGCCTTTCGGGTTCTGGAAAATCTTCCTTGGCATTCGACACCCTTTTTGCTGAAGGGCAGCGGATGTATGTAGAAAGTCTCAGCTCATATGCCAGGCAATTTCTAGGCAGGATGGAAAAACCTGATGTGGAATATATCCGTGGCGTCTCCCCGGCCATTGCCATCCAACAGAAAGTTAATACCAAAAATCCAAGGTCTACTGTCGGTACGACAACCGAGATTTATGATTATTTAAAACTCCTCTTTAGCCGAATAGGTAAAACTATTTCCCCGGTAAGTGGTGAGGAAGTGAAACATCATACGGTTTCTGATGTAGTGGATTATATCCACAGCTTCGATGAAGGGGATAAAGTGATGGTCAGTTGTCCGCTGCAAGTGAGTGATAAACGGAGCATAAAAAAAGAAATGGAGATCCTGCTTCAAAAGGGTTTTACCAGAGTGCTGAAGGAAGGGGAAGCTCATTTTGTAGAAGACCTATTGGAAGAAAAAGAAATTCCAGAGGGCCCTTATGAAATCCTAATTGATCGGGCAGTGGTTCGGAAAGAGGATGAGGACAACCAGTTTAGAATAGCCGATAGTGTCCAAACCGCCTTTTTTGAGGGACACGGGGATTGTTTTGTGTTTTTCCCCGGTAAGGAAAGCAGAAAATTCAGTGACCGGTTTGAATTGGATGGGATGTCCTTTGAGCTTCCCACGGTAAATTTTTTCAGTTTTAATAATCCCTATGGAGCTTGCCGAACCTGTGAAGGCTTTGGTTCCGTATTGGGTATTGATCCTGATCTGGTTATACCGGATAAGTCACTTTCCATTTATGAAGGGGCCATCGCACCATGGCGGGGGGAAACCACTAAAAAATGGGCTGCCCCCCTGATCAAAAATGGAATCCATTTTGATTTCCCTATCCACAGACCCTATGAAGAGTTGGACGAATCCCATAAGGAGTTACTATGGACTGGAAATAGACATTTCAAGGGGCTAAACGCATTTTTTGATTTTCTTCAAAGTAAAGTTCATAAGATTCAATACCGGGTGATGCTTTCCCGCTTCCGGGGTAGGACCACCTGCCCAGACTGCAAAGGAACCCGGCTGAGAAAAGATGCTTCCTATGTGAAAGTCAATAATAAATCGATAACAGATCTGGTTTTGATGCCCATCGAAAGGTCATTGGAATTTTTTCAAAATATCCAACTCAGCACCGCGGAGCAAAAGACAGCCAACAGGTTACTCAAGGAGATTCTGAACCGCTTAGAATACATAGAAAAAGTTGGATTGGGTTATCTCACCCTGAATAGATTGACTTCCACCCTTTCTGGAGGAGAATACCAAAGGATTAAACTGGCTACTTCTCTGGGAAGTGCCCTGGTGGGTTCCATGTACATTTTGGATGAGCCCAGTATTGGACTTCACCCCCGGGATTCTGACCGCCTTATAAGCGTGCTCAAGTCCCTTAGGGATCTGGGCAATACAGTAATCGTGGTGGAGCATGAGGAAAAGATCATGAAGGCTGCCGATCAAATTATAGATATCGGGCCTGACGCTGGTACAAATGGAGGAGAATTAATTTTCCAGGGAGAACTACCCGAACTCCTGAAACAGGGCAAATCATATACTGCCCAATATCTTAAGGGGGAAGAAAAAATCAATGTCAAAACTGCCAACCGGAAGTGGAAGGATAAAATACTCATCAAGGGAGCCAGGGAAAACAATCTAAAAAATTTGGACGTTCAAATCCCTCTCAACGCCCTCACTGTGATTTCCGGGGTCAGTGGATCCGGAAAATCCACCCTGATTAAAAAAGTGCTTTATCCCGCACTGGGTAAAATGCTGGGCACCGTGATCGATGAATCCGGTAAGTATGACAAACTGGAAGGGGATTACAGGTCTGTAAGTCAAGTGGAGTTTGTGGATCAAAACCCTATAGGTAAATCATCCCGTTCCAATCCGGTTACTTATGTAAAGGCCTATGATTCTATTCGGGCTCTATTTGCAGATCAGGGCCTGGCCAAACAAAGGGGGTATAAACCCGCTTTTTTTAGTTTTAATGTAGATGGAGGACGTTGTGAAGCATGTCAAGGGGAAGGCACCCAAAAAATTGAAATGCAGTTTATGGCGGATATTTTCCTAACCTGCGAGTCCTGCAAGGGCAAGCGTTTTAAAAATGAAATCCTGGATATTACCTATAAGGGTAAGAATATTGCCGATGTTTTGGATATGACAATTGATGAGGCGATGGCATTTTTTGAAGGGAAAAACGCCATTTTACATCGGCTTCAACCTCTACAGGAGGTGGGACTTGGATATATTGGTCTTGGTCAATCTTCCAATACCCTTTCCGGAGGGGAAGCCCAAAGGGTGAAGTTGGCCAGTTTTTTGGGTAAAACCCATGGAAAAAACAAAGACCATATCCTTTTCATCTTTGATGAACCCACCACAGGCTTGCACTTCCATGACATCAAAAAATTATTACATTCCATCAATGCCCTTATTGAAGAAGGACATTCTGTTGTCATCATTGAGCACAATACAGAAGTGATCAAATCTGCAGATTGGGTAATTGATCTGGGACCTGAGGGAGGAGAAAGAGGTGGCCACCTTGTCTTTGAAGGCACACCTGAGGCTCTTAAGGAGGATCCTGATAATTATACGGCGAAGTACCTAAGAGAGTCTTTTATGGATTAA
- the asnB gene encoding asparagine synthase (glutamine-hydrolyzing) → MCGINLIVNYPEKGEKGIQKMMEATRHRGPDHSNWKMVSPNLMLASNRLKTIDLNSWSNQPLCLDDGQIFLAWNGAIYNYENLRNRLLDKAVTFESRSDSEVLLRWIQHFGTKGLQELEGMFAIAFLDKANRQLIIARDPHGKKPLYYHKQENKWLFSSEARAIATSGLIHKSLNESQFLPFFYYRHAFPDQSFFRNIHQFHAGEFWKMNFEGKILEKGSLEIKKTEIPLPNKNKFRELLLDALLKQGFADVPVGILLSGGADSSLLLDIWHEETGIPLHTFTATFEAKYLSQYQDPKYASWVSKKYHGEHHEICITPESILENWSSYIKDLDQPIGDSAGFISWMIAREAKKTVKILLGGAGADELFSGYNRHKAYRYYLQNKKWLTSFGSKGEWLPLGRRFKKFLNALSASEQITYLNFSALQNIPEKSRGLFEAYYPNEKDPYLSALEWDRQFYLPNDVLKIHDNALMAHGIEGRAPYLDGALLSLSRSLSEAQHLSLEPKQWIRELLEDVGLKKVSKRKKLGFGLPIREWLESHSEFKRMVFGEIKAFENQFGELFPDDMRTLSKNPESHLKDSFLQIWNVFVLASWIRIHQL, encoded by the coding sequence ATGTGCGGTATCAACCTGATAGTTAATTACCCAGAAAAGGGTGAAAAGGGAATCCAGAAAATGATGGAGGCAACCCGTCATCGTGGGCCAGACCATTCTAACTGGAAAATGGTAAGCCCCAATTTGATGCTGGCCAGCAACCGCCTTAAAACCATCGACCTGAATTCCTGGTCCAACCAACCCCTTTGTCTGGACGATGGCCAGATTTTTTTGGCTTGGAATGGGGCAATTTACAACTATGAAAACCTAAGAAACCGCCTTTTGGATAAAGCGGTAACCTTCGAAAGCAGGTCTGATTCAGAGGTATTGCTTCGTTGGATCCAGCATTTTGGCACCAAAGGCTTACAGGAATTGGAGGGCATGTTTGCAATTGCTTTCTTGGACAAAGCCAATCGACAATTGATTATTGCCAGAGATCCTCATGGGAAAAAGCCTTTATACTATCATAAGCAGGAAAACAAATGGTTGTTTTCCTCTGAAGCAAGGGCAATTGCCACCTCCGGCTTAATCCATAAAAGTCTTAATGAATCCCAATTTTTGCCTTTTTTCTACTACAGACATGCTTTTCCGGACCAATCGTTTTTTAGAAATATCCATCAATTCCATGCAGGGGAATTTTGGAAAATGAACTTTGAGGGAAAAATTTTGGAAAAAGGGAGTCTGGAAATAAAAAAAACAGAAATCCCCCTTCCCAATAAAAATAAATTTAGGGAGCTTTTATTGGATGCCCTCCTCAAACAAGGTTTTGCAGATGTCCCTGTTGGAATATTATTAAGTGGTGGAGCTGATAGTAGCCTTTTGTTGGATATCTGGCATGAGGAAACAGGGATCCCATTGCATACTTTTACTGCCACATTTGAAGCCAAATATTTAAGTCAATACCAAGACCCTAAGTATGCTTCCTGGGTTTCAAAAAAATACCATGGGGAACATCATGAAATTTGTATCACTCCAGAATCAATTTTGGAAAATTGGTCCAGTTATATCAAAGACTTGGATCAACCCATTGGTGATAGTGCAGGGTTTATCAGTTGGATGATTGCCAGAGAGGCCAAAAAAACGGTAAAAATCCTCTTAGGTGGAGCTGGTGCAGATGAGCTTTTCAGCGGATATAACAGGCACAAGGCCTATCGTTACTATCTTCAAAATAAAAAATGGCTCACTTCCTTTGGGAGCAAGGGGGAATGGTTGCCTTTGGGAAGAAGATTTAAGAAATTTCTAAATGCGCTTTCCGCATCTGAGCAAATTACTTACCTGAATTTTAGTGCTCTACAAAACATACCGGAAAAATCCAGAGGCCTTTTTGAGGCTTATTATCCAAATGAAAAGGACCCATACCTTTCCGCATTGGAATGGGACAGGCAATTTTACCTGCCCAATGATGTTTTAAAAATCCATGATAATGCCCTGATGGCCCATGGAATAGAAGGAAGGGCACCTTATTTGGATGGTGCCTTGCTGAGCTTGAGTAGATCTTTAAGTGAAGCCCAACATCTCTCCCTGGAACCAAAACAATGGATCAGGGAATTGCTGGAGGATGTAGGATTAAAAAAAGTAAGCAAAAGGAAAAAACTGGGCTTTGGCTTGCCAATAAGAGAGTGGTTGGAGAGTCATTCTGAATTCAAAAGAATGGTATTTGGAGAAATTAAAGCTTTTGAAAATCAATTTGGGGAATTATTTCCTGATGATATGCGTACTTTGTCTAAAAATCCGGAAAGCCATTTGAAAGACAGTTTTCTCCAAATTTGGAATGTATTTGTGTTGGCCAGTTGGATAAGGATCCATCAATTATGA
- a CDS encoding WD40/YVTN/BNR-like repeat-containing protein, protein MKFRSTICFLMVILVGVSACDSPRAVEVTSPLGWEILSTPTQQNILGLSPITDEIIWACGTEGLWMRTLDGGEAWEIGTIEGLDSVNFLDIEAFDAITAIAVSAGMPAMIYKTTDGGKKWNPTFQGSSHTILNGITFINEDKGYAFGEPVEGQWLILKTFDGGDSWINLTNTPIVEDPEQAPGKGSSLFAKGAEIWFSSGGSQSQIYFSKNGGTAWEKIFVSERNGAYHLGISDLDKVGRQSLIGVGGDYSSPDNNENNVFLSSSDGQVWREPKGNPPSGFCSGVSYYPKNQWLITVGANGSDFSKNGGEHWEKFSDEVFNNVQKSHTEESIWASGSDGKIAKLKY, encoded by the coding sequence ATGAAATTTAGGAGCACCATATGTTTTCTAATGGTAATTTTAGTGGGTGTTTCTGCTTGTGATTCCCCCAGGGCGGTAGAGGTGACCTCCCCTTTAGGGTGGGAAATTTTGAGTACTCCTACCCAGCAGAACATCTTGGGATTGTCACCCATTACAGATGAAATCATATGGGCCTGTGGCACTGAAGGTTTATGGATGAGAACCCTTGATGGAGGGGAAGCCTGGGAAATAGGAACCATAGAAGGCTTGGATAGTGTAAATTTTCTGGATATAGAAGCCTTTGATGCGATCACCGCTATTGCAGTTTCTGCCGGGATGCCTGCAATGATTTATAAAACCACCGATGGAGGGAAAAAGTGGAATCCTACTTTTCAAGGTTCGAGCCATACGATTTTAAATGGAATAACCTTTATTAATGAAGATAAGGGGTATGCATTTGGGGAACCGGTTGAGGGACAATGGCTTATTCTAAAAACATTTGATGGGGGAGATTCCTGGATTAATCTTACCAACACCCCAATAGTAGAAGATCCGGAACAGGCACCAGGTAAAGGTTCCTCGCTTTTTGCCAAAGGTGCTGAAATTTGGTTTTCCTCTGGCGGCAGTCAAAGTCAAATTTATTTTTCTAAAAACGGGGGTACAGCCTGGGAAAAAATTTTTGTTAGTGAAAGAAATGGGGCATACCATCTTGGGATTTCAGATTTGGACAAAGTAGGCCGCCAAAGCCTAATTGGCGTAGGGGGAGATTATTCTAGCCCCGATAATAATGAAAATAATGTATTTCTTTCTTCCAGTGACGGCCAGGTCTGGCGAGAGCCTAAAGGTAACCCTCCTTCAGGGTTTTGTTCAGGGGTGAGCTATTACCCAAAAAATCAATGGTTGATAACTGTGGGGGCTAATGGAAGTGATTTTTCTAAAAATGGAGGAGAGCACTGGGAAAAATTTTCAGATGAAGTTTTCAATAATGTTCAAAAAAGCCATACTGAGGAATCAATTTGGGCCTCTGGCAGTGATGGCAAGATTGCAAAGTTAAAGTATTGA
- a CDS encoding 1-(5-phosphoribosyl)-5-[(5-phosphoribosylamino)methylideneamino] imidazole-4-carboxamide isomerase → MFEIIPSIWILNGKCVRLRRGDFNTEELISNNPLEIAQEFENCGIQRVHLVDLDGAKRGEPKNYYMLRTIAAYTSLKVDFTGGVSTDGDVMKVFEHGAKTITASTVAVRSPEKFTQWIISYGREKINMAADTEPSDFKVKIRGWLKNANIDLFDHISYFYERGLKYVKCSDVSRDGVMEGPNFELYKKIRDRFPDLCLVASGGVRTIDDFRKLKDLGLKGAVFGKAYYEEKIKIKDLEAFIKEC, encoded by the coding sequence ATGTTTGAAATCATTCCATCCATATGGATACTTAACGGAAAATGTGTCAGGCTAAGAAGAGGGGACTTCAATACTGAAGAGTTGATCTCCAACAATCCGCTTGAAATTGCCCAGGAATTTGAAAACTGTGGTATCCAGCGGGTACATCTTGTGGATTTGGATGGAGCCAAAAGGGGTGAGCCCAAAAATTACTATATGTTACGGACGATTGCCGCTTATACTTCCCTAAAGGTTGATTTTACAGGCGGTGTAAGTACAGATGGGGATGTTATGAAAGTTTTTGAGCATGGTGCCAAAACAATAACGGCATCTACTGTGGCCGTCCGCTCTCCAGAGAAATTTACCCAATGGATCATTTCCTATGGAAGGGAAAAAATAAACATGGCAGCAGATACAGAGCCTTCCGATTTTAAAGTGAAAATCAGAGGTTGGCTAAAAAATGCCAATATTGACCTTTTTGACCATATCTCCTATTTCTATGAAAGAGGTTTGAAATATGTCAAATGTTCTGATGTTTCCAGAGATGGAGTGATGGAGGGTCCAAATTTTGAGCTTTATAAAAAAATCAGGGATAGATTTCCTGATTTATGCCTGGTAGCCAGTGGAGGGGTCAGGACAATTGATGATTTCCGTAAGCTTAAAGACTTGGGCCTAAAGGGGGCGGTCTTTGGAAAAGCCTATTATGAAGAAAAAATTAAGATCAAAGACCTGGAGGCATTTATTAAGGAGTGTTAG
- a CDS encoding glycosyltransferase family 4 protein: protein MKVIYIHQYFVTPREGGAVRSYHLAKGLVDAGIEVEMITAHNNPEYDFKVIEGIKVHYLPVAYDNSFGFFRRSYAFFSFVHLAKQLIKKLPRPDLLYITSTPLTTGFIGLWAKKKFALPYIFEVRDLWPEAPIQVGAIQNRFLKWRLYHLEAKIYRHALQIVALSPGIRQYIQKKSPQASINLIPNFADTSFFDPAMAKGDKILKVLGWDTKKLTIAYTGAIGDVNAVEELLTLAMEAKRKNKNWQFAIMGKGKNLFSLQQKAKKMELEHLVFLPFGNKGEVRELLSLTDLAFISFDHWPVLQTNSPNKFFDSLAMGNAILVNQKGWLNELVKSHQIGYYFDINKMDLLIDQLERLEKDKKMLQGMKNRSRNLAELYFSKELTVKKLLFTIAPQKYPRPAIDEVYNLTG, encoded by the coding sequence ATGAAAGTCATCTATATCCATCAGTATTTTGTGACCCCACGAGAAGGAGGTGCGGTAAGATCCTATCACCTTGCCAAAGGATTGGTTGATGCCGGTATTGAAGTGGAAATGATTACCGCCCACAATAATCCGGAATACGATTTTAAAGTAATAGAAGGAATTAAAGTCCATTATTTACCGGTAGCTTATGACAACTCTTTTGGTTTTTTCAGAAGATCTTATGCATTTTTTTCTTTTGTCCATCTAGCAAAACAATTGATCAAAAAACTACCCAGACCAGACCTGTTATATATCACCTCCACCCCGCTGACCACGGGTTTTATTGGTCTTTGGGCAAAGAAGAAATTTGCCCTGCCCTACATTTTTGAGGTTAGGGATTTGTGGCCTGAAGCCCCCATACAGGTTGGGGCCATACAAAATAGATTTCTAAAATGGAGGCTCTACCATCTGGAAGCAAAAATTTACCGTCATGCCCTCCAGATTGTGGCCTTGTCTCCTGGAATCCGCCAATACATTCAAAAAAAGAGCCCACAGGCTTCCATCAACCTGATCCCCAATTTTGCAGACACTTCATTTTTCGACCCTGCTATGGCAAAGGGGGACAAAATTTTAAAGGTGCTGGGCTGGGATACAAAAAAGTTGACCATTGCCTATACGGGTGCCATTGGAGATGTCAATGCCGTGGAGGAATTATTGACTTTGGCAATGGAGGCAAAAAGGAAAAACAAAAATTGGCAGTTTGCCATCATGGGCAAAGGGAAGAACCTTTTTTCTCTTCAGCAAAAAGCCAAAAAAATGGAATTGGAGCACCTTGTTTTTTTACCATTTGGAAATAAAGGTGAGGTACGAGAACTGCTTTCCCTTACTGATTTGGCTTTTATCTCATTTGACCATTGGCCGGTCCTCCAAACCAATAGCCCCAATAAGTTTTTTGATTCCCTTGCCATGGGAAATGCCATATTGGTCAACCAAAAAGGTTGGTTGAATGAATTGGTCAAAAGCCATCAAATAGGGTATTATTTTGATATTAACAAAATGGACCTCCTTATTGACCAGTTGGAAAGATTGGAAAAAGACAAAAAAATGCTTCAGGGCATGAAAAACAGATCCAGAAACCTGGCAGAACTTTATTTCTCCAAGGAACTGACTGTAAAGAAACTTCTTTTCACCATCGCTCCCCAAAAATACCCCAGACCGGCTATTGACGAGGTTTATAACCTGACTGGGTAA
- a CDS encoding tRNA-binding protein, with protein sequence MQTIEFFDFQKVDMRAGTIIEVRDFKEVRNPAYKIWVDMGPLGIKKTSAQITQNYSIEELPGRQVICVCNFPKKQIANFMSEILITGFKDEQNNIVLATLERNVPNGEKLH encoded by the coding sequence ATGCAAACCATTGAGTTTTTTGATTTCCAGAAAGTTGATATGAGAGCCGGGACCATAATAGAGGTCCGGGACTTTAAAGAAGTCAGAAATCCAGCTTACAAAATTTGGGTGGATATGGGACCTTTGGGGATCAAAAAAACTTCCGCACAGATCACCCAAAATTATTCTATTGAAGAACTTCCGGGAAGGCAGGTTATATGTGTATGTAATTTCCCCAAAAAGCAAATTGCCAACTTTATGTCTGAAATTTTGATCACCGGATTCAAAGATGAGCAGAACAATATTGTCCTGGCCACTTTGGAAAGGAATGTTCCCAATGGAGAAAAACTTCATTAA